The Eleginops maclovinus isolate JMC-PN-2008 ecotype Puerto Natales chromosome 3, JC_Emac_rtc_rv5, whole genome shotgun sequence genome includes a region encoding these proteins:
- the si:dkey-30e9.6 gene encoding uncharacterized protein si:dkey-30e9.6, which produces MAPYSSLHPKTQVCFEEKTEFSASQHLSYARSQWFKLPETASHSEVWSIKPPDFSLKLYRSLSVQKEERKKHSNPAVSPSSKTQTKTVAFLPTVLHESFRKEESPKFITSYRPPDSLESELMFVKTGKYLCGPYKNPKPHNFRPLNEDLPDIVTTYERDPGNLHLKLKHLDIIQNTTTKSDLTSRGTKKGMDTYKPAEPRWDVKLILPPLLWPPKSASYTRHRRRRGAYSAFLDRVEEKLSRSWKNSP; this is translated from the exons ATGGCTCCATACAGTTCATTGCATCCGAAGACCCAAGTGTGCTTTgaagaaaaaactgaattctCTGCAAGTCAGCATCTCTCTTATGCAAGGAGCCAATGGTTCAAACTCCCCGAGACTGCGAGCCACAGTGAGGTGTGGAGCATCAAACCTCCAGATTTCTCTCTTAAACTGTACAGATCTCTGTCAGTtcagaaggaagaaagaaagaaacattcaAATCCAGCAGTATCTCCATCAagtaaaacacagacaaaaactgTAGCATTTCTACCAACGGTTTTACATGAGAGTTTTCGGAAAGAAGAGTCTCCAAAGTTCATCACATCATACAGGCCTCCCGATTCTCTGGAATCCGAGCTGATGTTTGTCAAGACTGGGAAGTACCTTTGTGGGCCTTACAAGAACCCCAAACCACATAACTTCCGACCG CTCAATGAGGACCTTCCAGACATAGTTACTACATATGAAAGAGATCCTGGTAACCTGCATTTAAAGTTGAAGCACTTGGACATAA TTCAAAACACTACCACCAAGTCAGACCTGACTTCAAGGGGCACTAAGAAAGGGATGGACACGTATAAACCTGCCGAGCCAAGATGGGATGTGAAGCTCATACTCCCTCCGCTGCTCTGGCCTCCAAAATCAGCTTCCTATACG AGGCACAGACGCAGAAGAGGAGCGTACAGTGCATTCTTGGACCGAGTGGAAGAGAAACTCTCAAGATCATGGAAAAATAGTCCCTAA
- the arl4aa gene encoding ADP-ribosylation factor-like 4aa translates to MGNGLSEQPSFVSNVSFFQSFHIAILGLDSAGKTTVLYRLQFNEFVNTVPTKGFNAEKVRVSLGGHRSVTFHFWDVGGQEKLRPLWKSYTRCTDGIIFVVDSVDAERMEEAKTELHKIAKTSENQGVPLLVVANKQDLRHSLGLAEIEKLLALKELGPATPWHLQPTCAIIGDGLREGLDRLYDMILKRRKVQRQQRKKR, encoded by the coding sequence ATGGGGAATGGATTGTCTGAACAGCCTAGCTTCGTCTCAAACGTGTCATTCTTCCAGTCGTTTCACATTGCCATCCTTGGTCTGGACTCTGCAGGCAAGACCACCGTTCTGTACAGACTGCAGTTCAATGAGTTTGTGAACACGGTGCCCACCAAAGGTTTTAATGCAGAGAAGGTGCGAGTGTCTCTGGGTGGTCACAGGTCTGTGACGTTCCACTTCTGGGATGTAGGAGGCCAGGAGAAGCTACGCCCCCTGTGGAAGTCGTACACGCGATGCACGGACGGCATCATATTCGTGGTGGACTCTGTTGATGCGGAGCGCATGGAGGAGGCCAAAACGGAGCTCCATAAGATTGCCAAGACCTCTGAAAACCAGGGGGTGCCCCTGCTGGTGGTAGCCAACAAACAGGACTTGAGACACTCTTTGGGACTTGCTGAAATTGAGAAATTACTGGCTCTGAAAGAACTGGGCCCTGCAACTCCCTGGCACCTGCAGCCAACCTGCGCTATCATAGGCGATGGACTAAGGGAGGGCTTGGATAGACTCTATGACATGATCCTTAAAAGGAGAAAGGTGCAGCGGcagcagaggaaaaagagaTAG